Proteins from a genomic interval of Dunckerocampus dactyliophorus isolate RoL2022-P2 chromosome 5, RoL_Ddac_1.1, whole genome shotgun sequence:
- the LOC129181967 gene encoding uncharacterized protein LOC129181967 isoform X4: MHHRTAQGPRQSEPSQSTPTDQRQGTNRSFPDPWSETIDLTSTSLSHSLQTEHEHIYRVASEDTELDEADTVLWDPEDNLGNEENVVITYHLVDSEDVTQSPEVNAVLNQELCLPSADGLTTLDEQSIHEEVVVTTRQDREITFDLHSNSSSHLSPSSSSSNLGNPQTSQRASICRIKVVEDLLAVFMDSSILNLTLKMDFVNEKAVDDAGVSREVYAAFWEQFLEQCEGEMERVPRLRPDFGEAEWQAVGRIWVKGFTDHGVMPVRLSVAFMFACIHGIDSVDADVLMASFFNDLSPIERSAVEKALQGTREEGDDEDLLDLFTRMGSHFLPSTEGMKAAIETMAHKATLQEPKYIIDCFSIPMSHVFPKLFDKQSVLSLYDSKKATGKRVSQLLETTNVMLSQREQATFNHLQRYVKNAEQTKAEKFLRFCTGSSVICVDKIMIHFNAETGLNRRPVAHTCGATLEVPTTYSSFPEFRTEFDNILASNYLDMDII; the protein is encoded by the exons ATGCACCACAGAACAGCACAAGGTCCACGTCAATCAGAGCCCTCTCAGTCGACCCCAACAGACCAAAGGCAGGGCACAAACAGAAGCTTTCCAGATCCCTGGTCTGAAACCATTGATTTGACCAGCACAAGTCTCAGTCACTCCCTCCAAACCGAGCATGAGCACATCTATCGTGTAGCTTCTGAAGACACAGAACTAGACGAGGCAGATACAGTTCTATGGGATCCAGAAGATAACCTTGGTAACGAGGAGAACGTTGTGATAACATATCATCTTGTCGACAGTGAGGATGTCACACAG AGTCCAGAAGTGAATGCAGTACTTAATCAGGAGTTATGTTTGCCTTCTGCTGATGGCCTGACCACACTAGATGAGCAGTCCATCCATGAGGAAGTAGTGGTAACTACACGG CAGGACAGAGAAATTACGTTTGATTTGCACTCAAATTCAAGCAGCCATCTTTCCCCATCATCCTCATCCAGCAACCTAGGAAATCCACAGACTTCACAACGTGCTTCAATTTGCAGGATTAAGGTTGTTGAAGATCTTTTGGCTGTATTCATGGACAGCAGCATCCTGAATTTGACTTTAAAAATGGACTTTGTAAATGAAAAAGCTGTTGATGATGCTGGAGTGTCAAGGGAAGTTTACGCTGCATTCTGGGAGCAATTTCTTGAACAGTGTGAAGGGGAAATGGAGCGAGTTCCACGGCTGAGGCCAGATTTTGGCGAGGCCGAATGGCAAGCAGTTGGGCGTATCTGGGTGAAGGGCTTCACAGACCATGGTGTCATGCCAGTGAGGCTATCAGTGGCTTTCATGTTTGCCTGCATTCATGGAATTGACAGTGTTGATGCAGACGTCTTAATGGCATCATTTTTCAATGACTTATCTCCTATTGAGAGGTCAGCTGTTGAGAAGGCTCTCCAGGGCACAAGGGAGGAAGGTGATGATGAGGACCTGCTCGACCTTTTTACAAGGATGGGCTCTCATTTCCTACCTTCAACGGAAGGCATGAAGGCTGCCATAGAAACAATGGCTCACAAAGCCACTCTGCAAGAGCCAAAATACATAATTGATTGTTTCTCCATACCCATGTCACATGTATTTCCCAAACTTTTCGACAAGCAAAGTGTATTGTCTCTGTATGACTCCAAGAAGGCCACAGGCAAAAGAGTCTCACAACTCCTGGAAACAACAAATGTGATGCTCTCTCAGAGAGAGCAGGCAACCTTTAACCATCTCCAGCGTTATGTAAAAAATGCTGAGCAAACCAAAGCAGAGAAGTTCCTTCGCTTCTGTACTGGGTCCTCTGTCATATGCGTTGACAAAATTATGATTCACTTTAATGCTGAAACTGGACTCAACAGAAGGCCTGTTGCTCATACATGTGGAGCAACACTTGAAGTACCAACCACATACAGTTCTTTCCCTGAATTCCGCACAGAGTTTGACAACATCCTCGCCAGTAACTACTTAGACATGGACATCATTTGA
- the LOC129181967 gene encoding uncharacterized protein LOC129181967 isoform X1: MEEDLEHFLHSREVPNEDIMRMKRDKVDKAVLRIMADEQMANDIRSYGDRIAVLSFCQQTDTEQCSTDKETLLQRIRDGIGTRKMKSKTKGALSSASGVFQRSGDSMARQSNTAAEKTSRKIEIGWLHYGKHEYQQVRTRNGGGTRHVTVEKTATVADILEKGKDLFFPDGCSPKGPACDFTFDICDFKGKMIQLDDTVGRLYEKTKLKLLRFYIRTKAGGPSTGHSLSELNECSEDSLSEDLSFSITEGANSKLNEGGSHIDREGSVTELLDHRHPSDSYKINQMHHRTAQGPRQSEPSQSTPTDQRQGTNRSFPDPWSETIDLTSTSLSHSLQTEHEHIYRVASEDTELDEADTVLWDPEDNLGNEENVVITYHLVDSEDVTQSPEVNAVLNQELCLPSADGLTTLDEQSIHEEVVVTTRQDREITFDLHSNSSSHLSPSSSSSNLGNPQTSQRASICRIKVVEDLLAVFMDSSILNLTLKMDFVNEKAVDDAGVSREVYAAFWEQFLEQCEGEMERVPRLRPDFGEAEWQAVGRIWVKGFTDHGVMPVRLSVAFMFACIHGIDSVDADVLMASFFNDLSPIERSAVEKALQGTREEGDDEDLLDLFTRMGSHFLPSTEGMKAAIETMAHKATLQEPKYIIDCFSIPMSHVFPKLFDKQSVLSLYDSKKATGKRVSQLLETTNVMLSQREQATFNHLQRYVKNAEQTKAEKFLRFCTGSSVICVDKIMIHFNAETGLNRRPVAHTCGATLEVPTTYSSFPEFRTEFDNILASNYLDMDII; this comes from the exons ATGGAGGAGGACTTGGAGCATTTCCTGCATTCTAGAGAGGTCCCTAATGAGGACATTATGCGGATGAAGAGAGACAAG GTTGACAAGGCAGTATTGCGCATAATGGCGGATGAGCAAATGGCCAATGACATCAGGTCTTATGGCGACCGGATAGCTGTCCTGTCATTCTGTCAACAAACAGACACTGAACAATGCAGCACCGATAAGGAGActcttttacagagaataaGAGATGGAATTGGGACtagaaaaatgaaatcaaaaacCAAAGGAGCACTCTCTAGTGCATCTGGTGTGTTCCAAAGGTCAGGTGACTCAATGGCAAGACAGAGCAATACTGCAGCAGAAAAGACCTCCAGGAAGATTGAAATTGGGTGGCTTCATTATGGCAAGCATGAATACCAGCAAGTCAGGACCAGGAATGGTGGAGGAACAAGACATGTCACTGTGGAAAAGACAGCAACTGTTGCTGATATTTTAGAAAAGGGAAAGGACCTATTTTTCCCAGATGGGTGCTCACCAAAGGGTCCAGCATGTGACTTTACGTTTgacatttgtgattttaaaggAAAGATGATTCAGTTAGATGACACTGTTGGCAGACtgtatgaaaaaacaaaactgaagcTGCTTAGATTTTACATTCGCACAAAAGCAGGCGGCCCTTCAACAGGTCACTCCTTATCAGAACTGAATGAATGTAGTGAAGATTCATTGTCTGAGGATTTATCTTTTAGCATCACTGAAGGAGCAAATTCTAAGCTGAATGAAGGCGGATCCCACATTGACAGAGAAGGTTCAGTCACAGAGCTGCTGGATCATAGACATCCATCTGACAGTTACAAAATAAATCAG ATGCACCACAGAACAGCACAAGGTCCACGTCAATCAGAGCCCTCTCAGTCGACCCCAACAGACCAAAGGCAGGGCACAAACAGAAGCTTTCCAGATCCCTGGTCTGAAACCATTGATTTGACCAGCACAAGTCTCAGTCACTCCCTCCAAACCGAGCATGAGCACATCTATCGTGTAGCTTCTGAAGACACAGAACTAGACGAGGCAGATACAGTTCTATGGGATCCAGAAGATAACCTTGGTAACGAGGAGAACGTTGTGATAACATATCATCTTGTCGACAGTGAGGATGTCACACAG AGTCCAGAAGTGAATGCAGTACTTAATCAGGAGTTATGTTTGCCTTCTGCTGATGGCCTGACCACACTAGATGAGCAGTCCATCCATGAGGAAGTAGTGGTAACTACACGG CAGGACAGAGAAATTACGTTTGATTTGCACTCAAATTCAAGCAGCCATCTTTCCCCATCATCCTCATCCAGCAACCTAGGAAATCCACAGACTTCACAACGTGCTTCAATTTGCAGGATTAAGGTTGTTGAAGATCTTTTGGCTGTATTCATGGACAGCAGCATCCTGAATTTGACTTTAAAAATGGACTTTGTAAATGAAAAAGCTGTTGATGATGCTGGAGTGTCAAGGGAAGTTTACGCTGCATTCTGGGAGCAATTTCTTGAACAGTGTGAAGGGGAAATGGAGCGAGTTCCACGGCTGAGGCCAGATTTTGGCGAGGCCGAATGGCAAGCAGTTGGGCGTATCTGGGTGAAGGGCTTCACAGACCATGGTGTCATGCCAGTGAGGCTATCAGTGGCTTTCATGTTTGCCTGCATTCATGGAATTGACAGTGTTGATGCAGACGTCTTAATGGCATCATTTTTCAATGACTTATCTCCTATTGAGAGGTCAGCTGTTGAGAAGGCTCTCCAGGGCACAAGGGAGGAAGGTGATGATGAGGACCTGCTCGACCTTTTTACAAGGATGGGCTCTCATTTCCTACCTTCAACGGAAGGCATGAAGGCTGCCATAGAAACAATGGCTCACAAAGCCACTCTGCAAGAGCCAAAATACATAATTGATTGTTTCTCCATACCCATGTCACATGTATTTCCCAAACTTTTCGACAAGCAAAGTGTATTGTCTCTGTATGACTCCAAGAAGGCCACAGGCAAAAGAGTCTCACAACTCCTGGAAACAACAAATGTGATGCTCTCTCAGAGAGAGCAGGCAACCTTTAACCATCTCCAGCGTTATGTAAAAAATGCTGAGCAAACCAAAGCAGAGAAGTTCCTTCGCTTCTGTACTGGGTCCTCTGTCATATGCGTTGACAAAATTATGATTCACTTTAATGCTGAAACTGGACTCAACAGAAGGCCTGTTGCTCATACATGTGGAGCAACACTTGAAGTACCAACCACATACAGTTCTTTCCCTGAATTCCGCACAGAGTTTGACAACATCCTCGCCAGTAACTACTTAGACATGGACATCATTTGA
- the LOC129181968 gene encoding uncharacterized protein LOC129181968, with translation MEWDRFIEFYFELGLKYKDIKTVLSSKHRFEVSQRHLKRICSERGLSRRKAYSDVAVLVDFIKYQLQYSGQLHGYRWMYAKCRESGLRVRKEDVRMALKELDPRGVAFRQARRLRRRRYFSKGPNFIWHLDSYDKLKPYGFCINGSIDGFSRKIIWLNAYTTNSDPKLIGGYYIEAVQRLGGCPRIVRGDPGTENGHVRDFQRLLVPIPPDGTVDSYLEGASTTNQRIESWWGFLRRQCVEFWLSLFADLRDNGLYDGGFLDKAILQFCCMGLIQDELDDTAQVWNTHTIRPSKNINVPSGRPNVMHTLPQLYGTRDFLSPVDDAVQLCKDECVFRLSIPCDPDVYKLCLIFMAESHLTPPADPYQAVSLYMHLRQVITESI, from the exons ATGGAGTGGGATAGGTTTATTGAGTTTTATTTTGAGTTGGGCCTAAAATACAAAGATATTAAAACAGTGCTTAGCAGTAAACATAGGTTCGAGGTAAGTCAAAGACACCTAAAAAGAATCTGCAGCGAAAGAGGGCTCTCTCGTCGCAAAGCGTATTCAGATGTAGCGGTCCTGGTTGATTTCATCAAGTACCAACTGCAATACTCCGGACAACTTCACGGGTATAGATGGATGTACGCGAAATGCAGAGAAAGTGGACTACGGGTGAGGAAAGAGGATGTGCGAATGGCATTGAAGGAACTGGATCCGAGAGGAGTCGCATTCAGGCAAGCAAGGCGCTTACGACGACGGAGGTACTTCTCCAAAGGGCCGAACTTCATCTGGCACCTGGACTCATATGATAAACTGAAGCCATATGGCTTCTGTATCAACGGGAGCATTGACGGGTTCTCCAGAAAGATTATCTGGCTCAACGCGTACACCACAAACAGTGACCCAAAGCTGATTGGAGGCTATTACATCGAAGCAGTTCAACGTTTGGGGGGCTGCCCACGAATTGTGAGGGGTGATCCTGGCACTGAGAATGGCCATGTAAGAGACTTTCAGCGGTTACTCGTCCCTATTCCTCCAGACGGCACCGTTGACAGTTACTTGGAGGGAGCCAGTACCACCAACCAAAGAATTGAATCTTGGTGGGGTTTTCTACGCAGACAGTGTGTGGAGTTTTGGTTGTCTTTGTTTGCAGACCTCAGAGATAATGGATTATATGACGGCGGGTTTCTGGACAAGGCAATCCTTCAGTTTTGTTGCATGGGACTCATCCAG GATGAGTTGGATGACACTGCACAGGTTTGGAATACACACACCATCAGACCGTCAAAAAACATCAACGTCCCCAGTGGTCGGCCCAATGTGATGCATACATTACCTCAACTCTATGGAACCAGAGACTTCCTTTCCCCCGTTGATGATGCAGTCCAACTGTGCAAAGATGAATGCGTCTTTCGCCTGTCAATACCATGTGATCCAGATGTGTATAAACTGTGCCTTATCTTTATGGCAGAGTCCCATCTGACTCCACCAGCTGATCCATATCAGGCGGTGAGTTTGTACATGCATCTTAGACAGGTCATCACTGAGTCTATATAA
- the LOC129181967 gene encoding uncharacterized protein LOC129181967 isoform X3, protein MEEDLEHFLHSREVPNEDIMRMKRDKMHHRTAQGPRQSEPSQSTPTDQRQGTNRSFPDPWSETIDLTSTSLSHSLQTEHEHIYRVASEDTELDEADTVLWDPEDNLGNEENVVITYHLVDSEDVTQSPEVNAVLNQELCLPSADGLTTLDEQSIHEEVVVTTRQDREITFDLHSNSSSHLSPSSSSSNLGNPQTSQRASICRIKVVEDLLAVFMDSSILNLTLKMDFVNEKAVDDAGVSREVYAAFWEQFLEQCEGEMERVPRLRPDFGEAEWQAVGRIWVKGFTDHGVMPVRLSVAFMFACIHGIDSVDADVLMASFFNDLSPIERSAVEKALQGTREEGDDEDLLDLFTRMGSHFLPSTEGMKAAIETMAHKATLQEPKYIIDCFSIPMSHVFPKLFDKQSVLSLYDSKKATGKRVSQLLETTNVMLSQREQATFNHLQRYVKNAEQTKAEKFLRFCTGSSVICVDKIMIHFNAETGLNRRPVAHTCGATLEVPTTYSSFPEFRTEFDNILASNYLDMDII, encoded by the exons ATGGAGGAGGACTTGGAGCATTTCCTGCATTCTAGAGAGGTCCCTAATGAGGACATTATGCGGATGAAGAGAGACAAG ATGCACCACAGAACAGCACAAGGTCCACGTCAATCAGAGCCCTCTCAGTCGACCCCAACAGACCAAAGGCAGGGCACAAACAGAAGCTTTCCAGATCCCTGGTCTGAAACCATTGATTTGACCAGCACAAGTCTCAGTCACTCCCTCCAAACCGAGCATGAGCACATCTATCGTGTAGCTTCTGAAGACACAGAACTAGACGAGGCAGATACAGTTCTATGGGATCCAGAAGATAACCTTGGTAACGAGGAGAACGTTGTGATAACATATCATCTTGTCGACAGTGAGGATGTCACACAG AGTCCAGAAGTGAATGCAGTACTTAATCAGGAGTTATGTTTGCCTTCTGCTGATGGCCTGACCACACTAGATGAGCAGTCCATCCATGAGGAAGTAGTGGTAACTACACGG CAGGACAGAGAAATTACGTTTGATTTGCACTCAAATTCAAGCAGCCATCTTTCCCCATCATCCTCATCCAGCAACCTAGGAAATCCACAGACTTCACAACGTGCTTCAATTTGCAGGATTAAGGTTGTTGAAGATCTTTTGGCTGTATTCATGGACAGCAGCATCCTGAATTTGACTTTAAAAATGGACTTTGTAAATGAAAAAGCTGTTGATGATGCTGGAGTGTCAAGGGAAGTTTACGCTGCATTCTGGGAGCAATTTCTTGAACAGTGTGAAGGGGAAATGGAGCGAGTTCCACGGCTGAGGCCAGATTTTGGCGAGGCCGAATGGCAAGCAGTTGGGCGTATCTGGGTGAAGGGCTTCACAGACCATGGTGTCATGCCAGTGAGGCTATCAGTGGCTTTCATGTTTGCCTGCATTCATGGAATTGACAGTGTTGATGCAGACGTCTTAATGGCATCATTTTTCAATGACTTATCTCCTATTGAGAGGTCAGCTGTTGAGAAGGCTCTCCAGGGCACAAGGGAGGAAGGTGATGATGAGGACCTGCTCGACCTTTTTACAAGGATGGGCTCTCATTTCCTACCTTCAACGGAAGGCATGAAGGCTGCCATAGAAACAATGGCTCACAAAGCCACTCTGCAAGAGCCAAAATACATAATTGATTGTTTCTCCATACCCATGTCACATGTATTTCCCAAACTTTTCGACAAGCAAAGTGTATTGTCTCTGTATGACTCCAAGAAGGCCACAGGCAAAAGAGTCTCACAACTCCTGGAAACAACAAATGTGATGCTCTCTCAGAGAGAGCAGGCAACCTTTAACCATCTCCAGCGTTATGTAAAAAATGCTGAGCAAACCAAAGCAGAGAAGTTCCTTCGCTTCTGTACTGGGTCCTCTGTCATATGCGTTGACAAAATTATGATTCACTTTAATGCTGAAACTGGACTCAACAGAAGGCCTGTTGCTCATACATGTGGAGCAACACTTGAAGTACCAACCACATACAGTTCTTTCCCTGAATTCCGCACAGAGTTTGACAACATCCTCGCCAGTAACTACTTAGACATGGACATCATTTGA
- the LOC129181967 gene encoding uncharacterized protein LOC129181967 isoform X2: MEEDLEHFLHSREVPNEDIMRMKRDKVDKAVLRIMADEQMANDIRSYGDRIAVLSFCQQTDTEQCSTDKETLLQRIRDGIGTRKMKSKTKGALSSASGVFQRSGDSMARQSNTAAEKTSRKIEIGWLHYGKHEYQQVRTRNGGGTRHVTVEKTATVADILEKGKDLFFPDGCSPKGPACDFTFDICDFKGKMIQLDDTVGRLYEKTKLKLLRFYIRTKAGGPSTGHSLSELNECSEDSLSEDLSFSITEGANSKLNEGGSHIDREGSVTELLDHRHPSDSYKINQMHHRTAQGPRQSEPSQSTPTDQRQGTNRSFPDPWSETIDLTSTSLSHSLQTEHEHIYRVASEDTELDEADTVLWDPEDNLGNEENVVITYHLVDSEDVTQSPEVNAVLNQELCLPSADGLTTLDEQSIHEEVVVTTRDREITFDLHSNSSSHLSPSSSSSNLGNPQTSQRASICRIKVVEDLLAVFMDSSILNLTLKMDFVNEKAVDDAGVSREVYAAFWEQFLEQCEGEMERVPRLRPDFGEAEWQAVGRIWVKGFTDHGVMPVRLSVAFMFACIHGIDSVDADVLMASFFNDLSPIERSAVEKALQGTREEGDDEDLLDLFTRMGSHFLPSTEGMKAAIETMAHKATLQEPKYIIDCFSIPMSHVFPKLFDKQSVLSLYDSKKATGKRVSQLLETTNVMLSQREQATFNHLQRYVKNAEQTKAEKFLRFCTGSSVICVDKIMIHFNAETGLNRRPVAHTCGATLEVPTTYSSFPEFRTEFDNILASNYLDMDII; this comes from the exons ATGGAGGAGGACTTGGAGCATTTCCTGCATTCTAGAGAGGTCCCTAATGAGGACATTATGCGGATGAAGAGAGACAAG GTTGACAAGGCAGTATTGCGCATAATGGCGGATGAGCAAATGGCCAATGACATCAGGTCTTATGGCGACCGGATAGCTGTCCTGTCATTCTGTCAACAAACAGACACTGAACAATGCAGCACCGATAAGGAGActcttttacagagaataaGAGATGGAATTGGGACtagaaaaatgaaatcaaaaacCAAAGGAGCACTCTCTAGTGCATCTGGTGTGTTCCAAAGGTCAGGTGACTCAATGGCAAGACAGAGCAATACTGCAGCAGAAAAGACCTCCAGGAAGATTGAAATTGGGTGGCTTCATTATGGCAAGCATGAATACCAGCAAGTCAGGACCAGGAATGGTGGAGGAACAAGACATGTCACTGTGGAAAAGACAGCAACTGTTGCTGATATTTTAGAAAAGGGAAAGGACCTATTTTTCCCAGATGGGTGCTCACCAAAGGGTCCAGCATGTGACTTTACGTTTgacatttgtgattttaaaggAAAGATGATTCAGTTAGATGACACTGTTGGCAGACtgtatgaaaaaacaaaactgaagcTGCTTAGATTTTACATTCGCACAAAAGCAGGCGGCCCTTCAACAGGTCACTCCTTATCAGAACTGAATGAATGTAGTGAAGATTCATTGTCTGAGGATTTATCTTTTAGCATCACTGAAGGAGCAAATTCTAAGCTGAATGAAGGCGGATCCCACATTGACAGAGAAGGTTCAGTCACAGAGCTGCTGGATCATAGACATCCATCTGACAGTTACAAAATAAATCAG ATGCACCACAGAACAGCACAAGGTCCACGTCAATCAGAGCCCTCTCAGTCGACCCCAACAGACCAAAGGCAGGGCACAAACAGAAGCTTTCCAGATCCCTGGTCTGAAACCATTGATTTGACCAGCACAAGTCTCAGTCACTCCCTCCAAACCGAGCATGAGCACATCTATCGTGTAGCTTCTGAAGACACAGAACTAGACGAGGCAGATACAGTTCTATGGGATCCAGAAGATAACCTTGGTAACGAGGAGAACGTTGTGATAACATATCATCTTGTCGACAGTGAGGATGTCACACAG AGTCCAGAAGTGAATGCAGTACTTAATCAGGAGTTATGTTTGCCTTCTGCTGATGGCCTGACCACACTAGATGAGCAGTCCATCCATGAGGAAGTAGTGGTAACTACACGG GACAGAGAAATTACGTTTGATTTGCACTCAAATTCAAGCAGCCATCTTTCCCCATCATCCTCATCCAGCAACCTAGGAAATCCACAGACTTCACAACGTGCTTCAATTTGCAGGATTAAGGTTGTTGAAGATCTTTTGGCTGTATTCATGGACAGCAGCATCCTGAATTTGACTTTAAAAATGGACTTTGTAAATGAAAAAGCTGTTGATGATGCTGGAGTGTCAAGGGAAGTTTACGCTGCATTCTGGGAGCAATTTCTTGAACAGTGTGAAGGGGAAATGGAGCGAGTTCCACGGCTGAGGCCAGATTTTGGCGAGGCCGAATGGCAAGCAGTTGGGCGTATCTGGGTGAAGGGCTTCACAGACCATGGTGTCATGCCAGTGAGGCTATCAGTGGCTTTCATGTTTGCCTGCATTCATGGAATTGACAGTGTTGATGCAGACGTCTTAATGGCATCATTTTTCAATGACTTATCTCCTATTGAGAGGTCAGCTGTTGAGAAGGCTCTCCAGGGCACAAGGGAGGAAGGTGATGATGAGGACCTGCTCGACCTTTTTACAAGGATGGGCTCTCATTTCCTACCTTCAACGGAAGGCATGAAGGCTGCCATAGAAACAATGGCTCACAAAGCCACTCTGCAAGAGCCAAAATACATAATTGATTGTTTCTCCATACCCATGTCACATGTATTTCCCAAACTTTTCGACAAGCAAAGTGTATTGTCTCTGTATGACTCCAAGAAGGCCACAGGCAAAAGAGTCTCACAACTCCTGGAAACAACAAATGTGATGCTCTCTCAGAGAGAGCAGGCAACCTTTAACCATCTCCAGCGTTATGTAAAAAATGCTGAGCAAACCAAAGCAGAGAAGTTCCTTCGCTTCTGTACTGGGTCCTCTGTCATATGCGTTGACAAAATTATGATTCACTTTAATGCTGAAACTGGACTCAACAGAAGGCCTGTTGCTCATACATGTGGAGCAACACTTGAAGTACCAACCACATACAGTTCTTTCCCTGAATTCCGCACAGAGTTTGACAACATCCTCGCCAGTAACTACTTAGACATGGACATCATTTGA